From the genome of Vespula pensylvanica isolate Volc-1 chromosome 19, ASM1446617v1, whole genome shotgun sequence:
aatacgaaatgaatattactaaaatgttattaataaggAACTTTAGTAGTTTTACAGTATGTATTAATATCGTTACTTATCATTCAAAAAATGtacctttttattatattatattactttatattgttttttttttataacagaaGCGAACATTTTTGAATCGTGAAAGTGGCCTTCGTAGTACGTTATATGCAGCAGAATATATCAGACAGGCATCTGCCGTTACACCATTGAATACAATTATAATGTTTGTGCCGCAACAAGAGGTTTGATATACCTATCTAAAtttaactattatttataaattaattataaataattgataatttagaaatattattctagGCTTGGATTGTAGAAAGAATGGGAAAGTTTCATAAAGTTTTAGAACCAGGTTTTAACTTACTCTTCCCAATAATCGATCGAGTTAAATACGTACAaagtttgaaagaaatttgcaTACAGGTACCGAATCAAAGTGCAATTACATTTGGTATGTTGGATATAATAATTGTCTTAagtgatttataattaaaacaatatacAATCATagttttaatttgatttactTTTTACTAGATAATGTAACGCTTGATATCGATGGAGTGTTgtacttaaaaataaatgatcctTATTTGGCTTCTTATGGCGTCGAAGATGCTGAGTTTGCCATAATGCAATTAGCACAAACTACAATGAGGTCAGAATTGggaaaaatatctttagatAAAGTATTTAGGGAAAGAGAAGGTCTGAATGTTTCTATTGTAGAAAGTATTAACAAAGCTAGTGAAGCATGGGGTATATTGTGTCTTCGATATGAAATCcgtaagttaaaaaaatatttatattctttacttcaattttttcatgacgtatatgtaattataattattgttaattattatagttgaTATAAAGTTACCAAATAGAGTGCAAGAAGCTATGCAAATGCAAGTTGAAGCTGAACGAAAAAAACGAGCTGCTATCTTGGAATCTGAAGGAGCCAGGGAAGCTGAAGTAAATATAGCAGAAGGCAAACGGCTGGCTAGGATTTTAACTTCTGGTAATCTactaaaaaatttgatatagtATTTGTTATCATTAAATACAACATTAATATCTAAATACATATTACGTAATTAAAGAGGCTGCAAGacaagaacaaataaataaagccACTGGTGAAGCTACCGCATTAATATCCGTAGCAGAAGCACGTGCAAAAGGTTTACAATTGGTAGccaattctctttctcttagagACGCAAAAAATGCAGCAGCTTTAAGTATTGCAGAACAGTATGTAAATGCATTTAATAAACTAGCAAAAgttaataatactataatattacCAAGCAATGTAGGAGATGCTACATCATTGATAACACAGgttagttatttttatttctctgaaATACACtgcattatatacaataaataaaatttcaaatatttattattatattccagGCTCTCTCTATTTACAAACACGTTATGCCTCAATCTGAATTAAAAGAtcagaaagaaacagataacCAATTCCAACAAGCTGTTTCAGTAGATATTGATTCCACGGATGAAGCCTATGAATATTTTAGcgataaagaagaagcagagcagcataaaagaaacaaaaagaagccAAAAgcattgtaatatataaatcttgagaacattaaaaataaatattgaatatttctattataatttcttaatttgCAAATTCAATAAtgcaatatataaaagaggatAAAATAACCTTCTTTTTAGATGTAAGATTAGAAGAATTCTTTgatctttaattataaatttacaaaacggaataagaaattaaaacattattttatatatcggtAATACAAGAGTATGACGCGATAAATAGAATACTCATAccatttactttcttttttttgaatgcATTGACATTGTTGGTATAGGTGTGGCATAGGTTTCTTGAGATATTCGGTTCATATAATAGAGTGCtatcatagaaaataaaaaacaggtTGTAGTAGCCACACGATGAACCAATCCTGACGCAATCAAGctaataattaacgagaagataactataacataaaataatacatttttctttatatatatatatatacacatatatacatattatgtatccttgtaaaaatataacctgaaagttaaaaaattttagattattaattaaaaaaggatataactAACCTTcgggaaataatttttgttgaaatGATTTCCCAAATACAGTGGTCTCCAGATTCCCTAATGctgttaatataaatacaaatagtAACGATCCGATATAACCTCCAAGAATAATATGCAATTGCGAAGACGTTAACCAAGCTCTATACATTTGCATTCCAGAGAATAAAAGTACAGTTAAAATGGAAGACAATAAAAAGGATATTCCACTGGTAACAGCTAAAACAAAtcaattcttattaatatctaattcattgaaatagaaaaaatatcttttacagGTTAAGATACGCCCCAACGAAAAATAACCTAGCTCTTAACTCGTATagtacgtaaaaataaaatttgttctttataaattaaaataatacaataaagtAGCTACGAtaataaacacatacacattttaaatatatatgattttatcaaaattatgatATGTTCGGCTTTGACATACGCCAAAAGATTCAATGACACGTTGCTTGTACTACGAAGGTAGTTAGTCAATGATTCCGAATATAATCTACGAAATAGTTCGTCAACGATTAGCGAAGTATCGATAAAAAGTTGTAATTGTCAACgttattaatcgaaattagaattaaaCAAACTCGTTGTCGTATAAACGATTAAATGAATTcgattgttataaaattattacttattacgaaattataacttattagtaaattattatagtaCTGTGAATTGttctaatataaatgattacgTTAAACGATATCGACAAAACTAACCAACAAAATGGACGATTAAGATAGCTACGTAGATCTTCTCTGCTTGGTATCCAAAGGTAAAGTGACTTATTTACTCGAGAAATCTCAgacttttattattgtttatattacgGAACACCAACTACTCTTTGACTTTGAAATTCTTAGTTATTGAATTATCTCGGTAACGATAGTACTACGTATGTCTATTTGAAATGAATGGAATAGAAatacaaaagtaaaatatgtgaatgataaaataacaatataaatcattcctccgttaaaaaaataatttaatacgataaaaatattggaGAGAAATTATAGCCAGCTTTCACATATAGGACaacttttattacttataatgCCTTTTGCTAGTCACAATATAATACTacgaattattacaatatattattaatattataatagtttataataggtcataatatatatatataatatatatatatgtgtatatatatatatatatgtatatatatttataatattaatatacttatatatatatatatatatatatatatatatatatattaatatacttatatatatatataccttgtATTACATAATacacgattctttttcttatcatttagCCCttagcatatacatataatgtatgtatatagatatatatttatatatatcatcaggatggtataaataatattgtatttcatAAAAGCACTTCTTGTtgcttataatattatcgtttccatattgtttctctatctctgtcttttcttttttcttttttttttttttttctttatttttaatgccGCTCactttctcctctcctcgcattttattttattttattttccttcttattcccattcatttaattttcttttctcatttgttTTCTGCACGTttccaataaaaattctttttatttttatttttctttttttttttttttcttattcctttttactGTCTATCGACACAATTCGCGCTTATACTATCATtcaggttttttttttttttttttttatattctcgtaATTCACTACCAAACGTAGACAAACCTACGATTTACCTGTTCCATTGCGTTTattcatcatcatttttaatatgttcGTAACACGCTTcgttacttatttattttttttctcttctcaatCCTTTTctgttcgttttttctttttttttttttgttttctttttcttttttttttctttttctttgtttgtttcgttaattacatattaaacTTGCTGTTACGATACTTAGGTTCTTGCTGCCTGGTCCACTAACGTTCCTAGAAAAAATACTCTCCTCCTCGTCATTTTATCAACTATACTGAATGTATGTACTATTACAATGGATACTCAAATCCTTTGAAtgtgttttcattttctttctttctttctttctttttttttttttttttaatcttgtcTTCGTCACGCTCTAGCTTTTCCGAGAAATTCTTTCCGAGAAGGATTGATaagatttgaaataaaagaaaaatcatttcttctctctttctctttctttctctttctctcgattcctttttttattaacaaataaaagatatatttttcgtgtatttattttttcttatagaaaagatatatattcgGAGACACTCACATATACGACATAcgcacacatgcacacacatacatggaGACATACATACACTGGTCACTTAAAACATGTGTTTAGAAAAgtaattcgattattatttgacGGCTTGAAATATCGAGAgattttgttcgtttattttatcttttttttttttttttttttcttttttaaatttaatttttattgcaaatcTTAAATCCTTCGTTGTTTGCAATACGATTCATTTCTGTACAtcccttattttttatttatttatttattttgtttatttggtTTTCAAAATCACGACGATTCATTCCATCGGAGGCCACGAATAACTCGGCTCCTAACTAGCgagattttcgaaataattttcgattcgaGCTCGTAAATCGTCTATTTCAagtttcaattattttcattattttttaattaagaaaacagaagaaaaaaagacaagaaaaatgaatcgaaaatcgaaattCTCGCAGGTTATATCGCATAAAAGAGATCGTATTGCCTCTAAACGGTTGCTAAGCTCACGTATTTCATTTtagttttacttttacttttacttttacttttacttttacttttactttattttatttttattttttttttttttattttattttaatttattttactttattttactttatttattttccctaAACTCCAATCGTATTAATGtgcccttttttattttcattcagaTTTAATACAACGAAAAGccaaaaatcgaacgaaattgcCGTGCGTCTTTCGTTTACACACGtttacctcttttttttctgttttttcttttttgttgttttttttttcttacgctCTTCtccgttattattattaatattattattattaattttattattattattattattattattattattattatattttatttttttttcttgtttaaatatttttattatccttcgTGGAGATTTTTAAAACGTGCTTACGTACACAAAAACACTTTCATGATTGTTGCCGTTTCGCAGCCAAATTCATTAATgactttttccttgtttttctttttcttctttttttctcctttctctctctctctctctctctctctctctctcttttcattgaatttcatttgacttaacaattaaaaaaaaaaagaaaagaaaagaaaagaaaaaaaatcacctTACATAAATCTCAATTGGTAGTGTCTATATCTTTTGATTAGCCAACGTTACGCGAACGTAAAACTTTTATTCGCGTtcattttttgtctctctttattttttcattcgttatcgacgtagaggggagagagatttaattacatttaattatatatatatatatatatacaaataaaaagaagtcaaacacacatacatatacacaaacaaaATGTCATCAATTGTTATTTAACCAATTGAGCGTTAAGTATTGACTTTTGACAAAAGCTATGGGCGATCGAacaacatttctttttgtttctttttttaatgaattaattcattcaattattcattcttcttttctctttttgcttttatttctttcttcgaagagaTTCATCTGAAAAATTTGCTCTTGGATGAGGGAGAGGTGTCGAGATATTAAAAGcgtactttttttcttatacaaacatacatatacatattaatcgTCGTTTATGCGTTCgacgataaacgaaaaatcgatcgttcgttcgtttctttatttcccgaaatatttcgaaagacttttccttttttttttgttttttttctttcttcttttcttttatcttttcatataatcggggagaaaaaatttactcgacttctttcgtttttccaaacgagaaagaaaaataaaaaggattttatttcttttcggacaattgacaaaataaaaataaaaaaaaaaaaaaaaaaaaaagaaaaagaaagataagaaagaaaaaatgagtagtaaaagagagataattttatttcctttcgagcaaatggaaacgaaagaaatttatctcgttattttttcCTACGAAACGAACGTTCGACTTTTTccttgagaagaaaaaaaaaaagaaaagaaaagaaaaagaaagaaaacaaagaaaagaaaaagaaaaagaaaaagaaaaagaaaatagatccGTACGAGAAGAACGGATTTCCTGAGAAAGAGTTCGTAGGTAACGACAGACCCGACGTTTCGTTAATCGCACGACCctttccttcattttcattcttttttctatttatttccttcctctcctgtctttttttttttttttttattttatttcttatttatttatttttttttttcaatctcaaATCATCAACCTCAAACTCTATATACTTTCGATTGAAACGTACTcgttaattctcttttctcattcccATTTCTTTCCACTTGTCGTTTCTaggttttatttattattttcatttcttttttgtttcgtctttgtctccttcctttctttctttttttttttttcttttattacttttttttttttaaacgtcgaGATGCTATGTAAAGTGTGCGTGTTATAAAATGGCGAGGCAAAAAACGTGGTGGACCCACTTTGTTCATGTTCATGTTCATGTTCATGTTCATGTTCTCGGTTGTtactttgttgttgtttctgttgtttttgtttgttgtaGTTATTCCTGTTGTTGTACAGATTTTTGCGATTCGGGAAGAAAGTTCCGTAAAACGTGCAAAACGTGCAATGTAAGGATATTATCTCACTGATAAAGACTATCGAACGAGAATGAAAATTCTTCTAAATTTTATCACCTCTCCCGACATCATTTTCTCCTTGCTTTTAcctttatcatttttagaaGAATTTCTCCTCACTATAATATTCTCACACCATATTACCACCATAACCACCATTGTTCCTCCCAACCCATCCCTTTTTCTTGTCAGTGTCCGATTAATATTCGTAAAGACGCGATAATGATCTAATAAATCATCATCGTTCATTGTCTTCGATCAATTCTATCAAACGAAGGCAAACGTTTATCGTGGAAGCTTCGTTATTAGAAATCTGAGATTAGAGGGATTAGAGATTAGAGATTAGAGTTGatccttctctttattcttcttttctgttttccattttcttctcttttcttttatgttttttcttgtttctttattttttctgtttttgtttcgtcgtttcttttctcttcgattttttctaaCCTGCGACTAAGATATTGGACGAATCACGATACGTAATAAGAATCACAATACCGAAGGAGAAgcgttatttttaaatattatagtgAAAATATTCGTTAGTATAACGAAACGATCGGTTCCgaatgtttgtttgtttgtttgtttgtttgtttgttaatttgcttttttctctctccctttctccctttctctctctctctctctctctctctctctctctctttttctttttcgtgtcTCTTCACGGAAGACTCTATAATTATTTGGAATGTATTAGTTAACTCTGCTGTGTGTCTTTTTTGTGTATgtgttatttacttatttatttattattatttattactattattacaattattattattattattattattattattattattattattattattattattattattattatttatcattgcaCAATTCGTTTCTctgtatttcgaaaaaaagaaaaaaaagaggaaggtacaaaaaaagacaagaaaaaaatagaaaattactcTTCGATGGAGTTaactttctaattatttagatcattattatttagatcgatcgtttgattgatttatttaattattaattcattaattaataagtaaagtATAGAAAATCGTAGCTTCAATGTATGTCGatgataatatttcgaaaagcgtttattaatttctaaactTGTCACGGtgaattgttattttttttttttttttcatttctttgcttctttcttttttctttttattttttctctttttcccttttattacggagatatgtatatacgtgtttatGTATTCATGTAGGtattgtatgtatgcatgtatatacgttcatTAAATGCAAACGATCACTGCGtcgattctattattttctttaccaaAAATAcactattttttgttttgttttgtttatttatttgttcgtttgcttgttagttagttagtttgtttgttttttgctatttttttttgcactcCACCATTTCTcgaatcctttctctctctctttctctctctctctctctttctttctctctctctctctctctctctctttccctctctctctttccatctctttttattaatcattaaaaaatagatattatcgtATCTGTTTAAGAgtcaaaataattatgtatagtCTGCGTTTTTTAGCACTACTTAAACGTTGTGTTTTggatttgtttcttcttcatcttcttctttttattgtttattattattattattataattattgttgttgttattattattattagtagtagtataattactattattattattattattattattattattattattattatcattattatcattattattattattacgtttttattttattttatttcatttattttttccggACCCGATCGATTCCGTTTATCGAACTTTCGACGTGACAGATACGTTTCAAGTTTTCACGGATATTTCTATAACGAAGCTTCCACggcttttttttgttgttgtttgtaaaatatatatatatatgtatgtatatgtatatatgtgtttttttttaaataattaatcgatcgattaattaattaattatctctaGGCACGACCGCATGGAACAACGAGATTACATATCTCTTATCTATCGAATTGTaagaacgatttttttctttatctatctttctttttttttttttattttatttatttatttgtttattttttaaaactttctcGATGATTACAAACGGTGGACATTATCGCAGTTGTTTTATttggttttgtttttcattcattcattcatttatttatttatttatttatttatttattcatttatttattatttttcttttttttttctttctttcttttcattgcaAAAAATTGACCTAcagtattgaaaatttttattttcaaataatttcatgtaaaatcaaggagaaaatattttcgatatttcgaagaaggaagaaattgaTTGGCAGGAAATAAATGAcgctgtctttttttctctccctctctctctctctctctttctctctttcaacgacctaaattctaataaatttttgcGGTCGTGCCAGAATTTTTGTTTAGAAGCACCAAACGAcgatgattattttcttttcgatgtcgttttatgaaattatcaGTGTCTCCCTCTCCCGCatgcacattttttttttttattgttgtttcaattatttatcagTTTATATCATAGACGCCATTttgcaataaataatattacttaaaaaGTTTACGATCTAATTCTAAAATGAAATAGCTGATTCgtaacaagaaatatatatcactgattaatatacatatacatatatatatatatatatatatatatatatatatgtatatgtatatatgtatatttaaatagatttaatCGAGCTTTTCACATATTTAAAgcaaactatatatatgtatatatatatatcgattaaaaatgacGCTAATATAAAGTTTGAATGAACAGAGAAATATGATAGCTATCACTATTTTAAAcatttgtgaaaaaaataattaccatTCGACATGTTTAACTTCCTGATGTTGAGTTGAATACATCCAGAAAATATTGTTGAAACTTGATTTTgcataatgtttttttttcttttttttttgttatttttttctccacgGCTCCGACAATGTCATTCTTCACCCTACGAAGATTTTATTCGTTGGTGGAactcgcacacacacat
Proteins encoded in this window:
- the LOC122635717 gene encoding stomatin-like protein 2, mitochondrial, which codes for MNITKMLLIRNFSSFTKRTFLNRESGLRSTLYAAEYIRQASAVTPLNTIIMFVPQQEAWIVERMGKFHKVLEPGFNLLFPIIDRVKYVQSLKEICIQVPNQSAITFDNVTLDIDGVLYLKINDPYLASYGVEDAEFAIMQLAQTTMRSELGKISLDKVFREREGLNVSIVESINKASEAWGILCLRYEILDIKLPNRVQEAMQMQVEAERKKRAAILESEGAREAEVNIAEGKRLARILTSEAARQEQINKATGEATALISVAEARAKGLQLVANSLSLRDAKNAAALSIAEQYVNAFNKLAKVNNTIILPSNVGDATSLITQALSIYKHVMPQSELKDQKETDNQFQQAVSVDIDSTDEAYEYFSDKEEAEQHKRNKKKPKAL
- the LOC122635720 gene encoding protein KRTCAP2 homolog — protein: MSVTSGISFLLSSILTVLLFSGMQMYRAWLTSSQLHIILGGYIGSLLFVFILTALGNLETTVFGKSFQQKLFPEVIFSLIISLIASGLVHRVATTTCFLFSMIALYYMNRISQETYATPIPTMSMHSKKRK